From a single Streptomyces sp. NBC_00377 genomic region:
- a CDS encoding O-antigen ligase domain-containing protein, with product MSTDHTSKIVGTVWGLLVLNTLGSAGARTIVPLPRSLIQMVTMGSLVAAFALALVVNPRVRIRASAYVFLLTLLLVPSLISSVDQGAGFGSLFRCTRLALFVGTLWLLSRWWDGGPTFVRHHIRMYFAVLGSVAAGLVISPGAALPDLYGGRLVGALWPLTPPQIGQYAAVIIGLTVLLLLGRRTDRTSAATVIVPSLVLLALTHTRTATLGLVIGLTLAITSLVLTSAAARRVFSWAVLCAAVAAVGFSSALQAWFLRGQSQENFASLTGRAKVWHALLAAPRTTTEYLFGTGLGDKSFGGLPIDNSWLAVYNEQGVTGIALVAAIIIVLGGVALLRPPSLSRACAIFLISYCAIASYTEAGLGDASPYLLHLAVAASLLAAPAPAAAPTAPEVTRRPAPRWARRSEVT from the coding sequence ATGAGCACGGACCACACATCGAAGATCGTCGGGACGGTCTGGGGGCTGCTCGTCCTCAACACCCTCGGCTCCGCCGGGGCGAGGACCATCGTCCCGCTGCCCCGCTCCCTCATCCAGATGGTCACCATGGGCTCGCTGGTCGCCGCGTTCGCACTGGCGCTCGTGGTGAACCCCCGGGTGCGTATCCGGGCCAGCGCCTACGTGTTCCTGCTCACCCTCCTGCTGGTGCCGAGCCTCATCTCCAGCGTGGACCAGGGAGCCGGGTTCGGCTCGCTGTTCCGCTGCACCCGGCTGGCTCTCTTCGTCGGCACGCTGTGGCTGCTCAGCCGCTGGTGGGACGGCGGCCCGACGTTCGTCCGGCACCACATCCGGATGTACTTCGCGGTGCTCGGGTCGGTGGCCGCCGGCCTGGTCATCTCACCGGGCGCGGCGCTGCCCGATCTCTACGGCGGACGCCTTGTCGGCGCGTTGTGGCCGCTCACCCCGCCGCAGATCGGACAGTACGCCGCGGTGATCATCGGGCTCACCGTGCTGCTCCTCCTGGGCCGCAGGACCGACCGGACCAGCGCGGCGACGGTCATCGTGCCTTCCCTCGTCCTGCTGGCGCTGACCCATACCCGGACGGCCACGCTCGGCCTGGTCATCGGGCTCACGTTGGCGATCACCTCCCTCGTTCTGACCAGCGCCGCCGCCCGCCGGGTCTTCTCCTGGGCGGTGCTGTGCGCCGCGGTGGCCGCGGTGGGGTTCAGCTCCGCGCTCCAGGCGTGGTTCCTGCGCGGGCAGAGCCAGGAGAACTTCGCCAGCCTCACCGGCCGGGCCAAGGTCTGGCACGCCCTGCTGGCGGCGCCCCGGACGACCACGGAGTACCTGTTCGGCACGGGCCTGGGCGACAAGTCGTTCGGCGGGCTCCCGATCGACAACAGCTGGCTGGCCGTCTACAACGAGCAGGGCGTGACCGGCATCGCCCTGGTGGCGGCGATCATCATCGTGCTGGGCGGCGTCGCGCTGCTGCGGCCGCCGTCGCTGTCGAGAGCCTGCGCGATCTTCCTGATCAGCTACTGCGCTATCGCGTCGTACACCGAGGCCGGGCTGGGCGACGCCTCCCCGTATCTGCTGCACCTGGCCGTGGCCGCCTCGCTGCTGGCCGCGCCGGCCCCGGCCGCTGCCCCGACGGCGCCCGAAGTCACTCGACGACCCGCCCCGCGATGGGCCCGCAGATCGGAGGTGACGTGA
- a CDS encoding right-handed parallel beta-helix repeat-containing protein, translating to MGIKWRHRVWPAAPLALALLAAAGCDSGTTDATPKPTAAPPTSAARMCAKPAAGPAKAPAGAVTVDPAVPGDLAAKTENSPAHTTFWLRPGKHTLMSDRYDQVIPKEGDVYVGAPGAVLDGRRSNQYAFGGAAPDVTIRYLTVQQFVAPRDEGVVNHDSADGWVIEHATIQKNTGAGLMAGARQQVRASCLRDNGQYGMNAYKAADGIKGLVVEGNEITGNNTDDWERQRPDCGCSGGVKFWAVNGADIRGNWVHDNRGTGLWADTNNNDFLIEDNLIEDNDGAALIYETSYNAVIRKNTIRRNNWVEGRSYAAAGDTFPFATVYLSESGGEPRIRARTDKIDIYRNVLENNWSGITLWENADRFCNSPANTSSGDCTLLVKNTGRCAQPAIADAPLYSDCRWKTQRVDIHDNRFVLDKSVVGCTVKCDRMAVLSNYGTYPDWSPYQGERVAEAITGAQHNRWHDNVYVGPWTFVVHDASRTVGLKQWRAAPYRQDAGSTLRAKDGG from the coding sequence GTGGGGATCAAGTGGCGGCACCGGGTCTGGCCGGCGGCACCGCTGGCGCTGGCTCTGCTGGCGGCGGCCGGCTGTGACAGCGGCACGACGGACGCGACGCCGAAGCCGACCGCCGCGCCCCCCACGTCCGCGGCCCGTATGTGTGCCAAGCCCGCCGCCGGGCCGGCGAAGGCGCCGGCGGGGGCGGTGACGGTCGACCCCGCGGTGCCCGGCGACCTGGCCGCGAAGACCGAGAACAGCCCTGCGCACACCACCTTCTGGCTCCGGCCGGGCAAGCACACGCTCATGTCGGACCGCTACGACCAGGTGATCCCCAAGGAGGGGGACGTCTACGTGGGCGCGCCGGGCGCGGTGCTCGACGGCCGCAGGAGCAACCAGTACGCGTTCGGTGGCGCCGCCCCCGACGTCACCATCCGCTACCTGACCGTGCAGCAGTTCGTCGCGCCCCGGGACGAGGGCGTGGTCAACCACGACTCGGCCGACGGGTGGGTGATCGAGCACGCGACGATCCAGAAGAACACCGGCGCCGGGCTGATGGCCGGCGCCCGTCAGCAGGTCCGTGCCAGTTGCCTGCGCGACAACGGCCAGTACGGCATGAACGCGTACAAGGCCGCGGACGGTATCAAGGGCCTGGTGGTCGAGGGCAACGAGATCACGGGCAACAACACGGACGACTGGGAGCGCCAGCGGCCGGACTGCGGCTGTAGTGGCGGCGTCAAGTTCTGGGCCGTCAACGGTGCTGACATACGCGGCAACTGGGTGCACGACAACCGTGGAACCGGGCTGTGGGCGGACACCAACAACAACGACTTCCTCATCGAGGACAACCTGATCGAGGACAACGACGGTGCCGCGCTGATCTACGAGACCAGCTACAACGCGGTCATCCGGAAGAACACGATCCGGCGGAACAACTGGGTGGAGGGCCGCAGTTACGCCGCTGCCGGCGACACCTTTCCGTTCGCGACGGTCTACCTCTCCGAGTCCGGCGGCGAACCCCGGATCCGGGCCCGCACGGACAAGATCGACATCTACCGGAACGTGCTGGAGAACAACTGGTCCGGGATCACCCTGTGGGAGAACGCCGACCGGTTCTGCAACAGCCCGGCCAACACCTCCTCCGGTGACTGCACGTTGCTGGTGAAGAACACCGGCCGCTGCGCGCAGCCCGCGATCGCCGACGCACCGCTCTACTCCGACTGCCGGTGGAAGACCCAGCGGGTGGACATCCACGACAACCGCTTCGTGCTGGACAAGTCCGTCGTCGGCTGCACGGTGAAGTGCGACCGCATGGCGGTGCTCTCCAACTACGGCACCTATCCCGACTGGTCGCCGTACCAGGGCGAGCGGGTGGCCGAGGCGATCACCGGCGCGCAGCACAACCGCTGGCACGACAACGTCTACGTCGGACCGTGGACCTTCGTCGTCCACGACGCGAGCCGGACCGTCGGCTTAAAGCAGTGGCGGGCCGCTCCCTACCGGCAGGACGCGGGCAGCACCCTGCGCGCGAAGGACGGTGGGTGA
- a CDS encoding heparinase II/III family protein, which translates to MTVRSGSPGWYLRRLSRMGPREVGGRVGDTVRRRRWRSAPPDCPGVTGARFTAVLPAGTIAAVPPDAAKRLVAEADRLMAGHAEYFGVDRDDLADPDWFHDPRTGRRAPSGYAFDVPYRDEEAVGDIKQIWELSRHQHLTVLAAAYAVTGDERYAERAAGHLRSWWAANAPLRGVHWTSGIELGIRLLSWVWVRRLLDGWPGAAHLFEGNPVALNQIWHHQRWLAAFPSRGSSANNHVIAETAGQFAAGCAFGWFPSSARWRADALRSLERQLRGNTFGSGLNRELASEYHGLVLELGLAAVAEADAADVPVPASVRLVLLRMTDALAAVVDNRLRPPRQGDADDGHGLVVDGSGTDRWGSLLATGDAVFGRLAWWPTVTGTDVRTPLLAALIRPYAKGGTAPAVSRPASRPAHFADAGMTVLRGPEKIWCRCDGGPHGFLSIAAHAHADALSVEVRHDGVDVLADPGTFCYHGQPEWRRYFRSTLGHNTVELDGEDQSVSGGPFLWTRHARSRVLVADASDGGTARWCAEHDGYRPSVHRRRVELTAASQELRVVDEVRGPRRAVRLAFHLGPAVAADLVDSRAALTWSVDGEDRSAVLDLPGQLSWRAHRGESEPPLGWYSAGFGRKEPATTLVGTGFTDGTEDFTTVLGFHG; encoded by the coding sequence ATGACGGTGAGGTCGGGGAGCCCGGGCTGGTACCTGCGGCGGCTGTCCCGGATGGGACCGCGCGAGGTCGGCGGCCGGGTGGGCGACACGGTGCGCCGGCGGCGGTGGCGGTCGGCGCCGCCCGACTGCCCGGGCGTGACCGGCGCCCGGTTCACCGCGGTCCTGCCCGCGGGGACGATCGCCGCGGTGCCACCGGACGCCGCGAAGCGACTCGTCGCCGAGGCGGACCGGCTGATGGCCGGGCACGCCGAGTACTTCGGGGTGGACCGCGACGACCTGGCCGACCCGGACTGGTTCCACGACCCGAGGACCGGGCGCCGGGCGCCGTCGGGCTACGCCTTCGACGTGCCCTACCGCGACGAGGAAGCGGTCGGGGACATCAAGCAGATCTGGGAGCTGTCCCGGCACCAGCACCTCACCGTGCTCGCCGCCGCCTACGCGGTCACCGGGGACGAGCGGTACGCCGAGCGGGCGGCCGGACATCTGCGGTCGTGGTGGGCGGCCAACGCGCCGCTGCGCGGGGTGCACTGGACCAGCGGCATCGAGCTGGGGATCCGGCTGCTGTCCTGGGTGTGGGTCCGCCGTCTGCTCGACGGCTGGCCGGGCGCGGCCCATCTGTTCGAGGGCAACCCGGTGGCGCTGAACCAGATCTGGCACCACCAGCGCTGGCTGGCCGCCTTCCCCAGCCGGGGGTCCTCGGCGAACAACCACGTCATCGCCGAGACCGCCGGGCAGTTCGCCGCGGGCTGCGCGTTCGGGTGGTTCCCCTCCTCGGCGCGCTGGCGGGCCGACGCGCTGCGGTCGCTGGAGCGGCAGCTGCGCGGCAACACCTTCGGCTCCGGCCTCAACCGCGAACTGGCCAGCGAGTACCACGGGCTGGTGCTGGAGCTCGGCCTGGCCGCGGTGGCCGAGGCGGATGCCGCGGACGTGCCGGTCCCCGCGTCGGTGCGGCTGGTGCTGCTGCGGATGACCGACGCGCTCGCGGCCGTCGTGGACAACCGGCTGCGGCCGCCGCGGCAGGGGGACGCGGACGACGGGCACGGGCTGGTCGTGGACGGCTCCGGCACCGACCGCTGGGGTTCGCTGCTGGCCACCGGGGACGCCGTGTTCGGCCGGCTCGCCTGGTGGCCGACGGTGACCGGCACCGATGTGCGCACCCCGCTGCTGGCCGCGCTCATCCGGCCGTACGCGAAGGGGGGCACCGCACCGGCCGTGTCCCGCCCGGCGAGCCGGCCGGCCCATTTCGCCGACGCCGGCATGACCGTCCTGCGGGGGCCGGAGAAGATCTGGTGCCGCTGCGACGGCGGTCCGCACGGGTTCCTGTCCATCGCCGCGCACGCCCACGCGGACGCGCTGTCCGTGGAGGTCCGGCACGACGGGGTCGACGTGCTCGCCGACCCGGGGACGTTCTGCTACCACGGGCAGCCCGAGTGGCGGCGCTACTTCCGGTCGACGCTCGGCCACAACACCGTCGAGCTGGACGGCGAGGACCAGTCCGTCTCCGGCGGCCCGTTCCTGTGGACCCGGCATGCCCGCAGCCGCGTGCTGGTCGCGGACGCCTCCGACGGGGGGACGGCCCGCTGGTGCGCCGAACACGACGGCTACCGGCCCTCCGTGCACCGCCGCCGGGTGGAGCTGACGGCCGCGAGCCAGGAACTGAGGGTGGTCGACGAGGTGCGCGGCCCGCGCCGCGCCGTGCGTCTGGCGTTCCACCTGGGCCCGGCCGTCGCAGCGGACCTGGTGGACAGCCGGGCGGCGCTCACCTGGAGCGTGGACGGCGAGGACCGTTCCGCGGTGCTCGACCTGCCCGGGCAGTTGTCGTGGCGGGCGCATCGCGGCGAGAGCGAGCCGCCGCTGGGCTGGTACTCCGCCGGCTTCGGGCGCAAGGAGCCCGCCACCACCCTGGTGGGCACCGGTTTCACCGACGGCACGGAGGACTTCACCACCGTGCTCGGGTTCCACGGTTAG
- a CDS encoding bi-domain-containing oxidoreductase, with amino-acid sequence MKQVVQNYKSGELALLDVPVPGCKPNGVLVRSAYSLISTGTELMKVSEAGMSMLGKARSRPDQVAKVVQSVATNGVPATYRKVMGKLDSYTPLGYSLCGVVEQVGAGIDDVKVGDLVACAGNEHALHAELNWVPKNLYAPVPDGLAPRHAAFGTVGSIAMQGVRQGESRLGEVALVVGLGLIGQLVVQLLAASGVRVVGADPDPARCELAERLGATACGDPASAAVENAVAELTGGHGVDQVYLAAGGGSNQPVELAARLSRDRGRVVDIGKCRLDLPWNAYYEKELDVRFSRSYGPGRYDPEYELEGRDYPIGYVRWTERRNLACFLDLAARGRVDVEPLISHVADFDDAVETYRSLKDGELKAVAVLFRYPEQKEEAEAAQAQAPAVTVPAVRRGTAAPAPGRAAGAPVRLAFVGAGNYATSMLLPHLAQRDGVELSTVVTTTALSAANAKRKFGFAEATTDLDAVLGDRSVDAVFVVTRHSSHAELTRKALLAGKAVFVEKPLALTEDELSGVLAAVEESGNDRIQVGFNRRFAPLLQEARKRFGARTGPASLRYLVNAGRLDHGSWYLQQGAEGSRFAGEGGHFIDTASWLLDADPVSVYAVAAPGNEDLQVVLRYPDGSTAAISYVTTGAPGFPKETLDLVADGKVLRLDDFVRASVYDRKRWVSSRLPKARDKGQSAELAAFVKAVRTGGPMPVPLESLVATTAATLAVRAGLAGGAPVTLAGSR; translated from the coding sequence GTGAAACAGGTCGTACAGAACTACAAGAGCGGCGAGCTGGCGCTGCTCGACGTGCCGGTGCCGGGGTGCAAGCCGAACGGTGTGCTGGTCCGCAGCGCGTACTCGCTGATCTCCACCGGGACCGAGCTCATGAAGGTGTCCGAGGCCGGCATGTCGATGCTGGGCAAGGCCCGCTCACGCCCGGACCAGGTGGCCAAGGTCGTGCAGAGCGTGGCCACCAACGGGGTGCCCGCCACCTACCGCAAGGTGATGGGCAAGCTGGACTCCTACACACCGCTGGGCTACTCGCTGTGCGGGGTGGTCGAGCAGGTCGGCGCCGGGATCGACGATGTGAAGGTCGGCGACCTCGTGGCCTGCGCCGGCAACGAGCACGCGTTGCACGCCGAGCTGAACTGGGTGCCGAAGAACCTCTACGCCCCGGTGCCGGACGGCCTCGCGCCGCGGCACGCGGCCTTCGGCACCGTCGGGTCGATCGCGATGCAGGGCGTCCGCCAGGGCGAGTCGCGGCTCGGCGAAGTGGCACTGGTCGTCGGCCTCGGGCTGATCGGGCAGCTGGTGGTGCAGTTGCTGGCCGCCTCCGGGGTCCGCGTCGTCGGGGCCGACCCCGACCCGGCGCGCTGCGAACTCGCCGAACGCCTGGGAGCGACGGCCTGCGGCGATCCCGCCTCCGCGGCCGTGGAGAACGCCGTCGCCGAACTCACCGGCGGGCACGGCGTGGACCAGGTGTACCTGGCCGCCGGCGGCGGCAGCAACCAGCCCGTCGAGCTGGCCGCCCGGCTGAGCCGGGACCGCGGCCGGGTCGTCGACATCGGCAAGTGCCGCCTGGACCTGCCGTGGAACGCCTACTACGAGAAGGAGCTCGACGTCCGGTTCTCCCGCAGTTACGGCCCGGGGCGCTACGACCCGGAGTACGAGCTCGAGGGCCGGGACTACCCGATCGGCTATGTGCGCTGGACCGAGCGCCGCAACCTGGCGTGCTTCCTCGATCTCGCCGCCCGCGGCCGCGTCGACGTGGAGCCCCTGATCTCCCATGTCGCCGACTTCGATGACGCCGTCGAGACGTACCGGAGCCTGAAGGACGGCGAACTCAAGGCCGTGGCCGTGCTGTTCCGGTACCCCGAGCAGAAGGAGGAGGCGGAGGCGGCGCAGGCGCAGGCCCCGGCCGTGACCGTGCCCGCGGTGCGTCGCGGCACGGCGGCGCCCGCCCCGGGCCGCGCCGCCGGGGCGCCGGTGCGGCTGGCGTTCGTCGGCGCCGGGAACTACGCGACGTCGATGCTGCTGCCGCACCTGGCGCAGCGCGACGGCGTCGAGTTGTCCACGGTGGTCACCACGACGGCGCTGTCCGCGGCCAACGCGAAGCGGAAGTTCGGCTTCGCCGAGGCGACCACCGATCTCGACGCCGTGCTCGGCGACCGGTCCGTCGACGCGGTGTTCGTCGTCACCCGCCACAGCTCGCACGCCGAACTGACCCGCAAGGCACTCCTCGCCGGCAAGGCGGTGTTCGTGGAGAAGCCGCTCGCGCTCACCGAGGACGAGCTGAGCGGTGTGCTCGCGGCCGTGGAGGAGTCCGGCAACGACCGGATCCAGGTGGGCTTCAACCGCCGGTTCGCGCCGCTGCTTCAGGAGGCCAGGAAGCGGTTCGGCGCCAGGACCGGTCCGGCGAGCCTGCGCTACCTGGTGAACGCGGGCCGTCTCGACCACGGCAGCTGGTACCTCCAGCAGGGCGCCGAAGGCTCGCGGTTCGCCGGCGAGGGCGGGCACTTCATCGACACGGCGAGCTGGCTGCTCGACGCCGATCCGGTCTCGGTGTACGCGGTCGCCGCGCCCGGCAACGAGGACCTCCAGGTCGTGCTCCGCTACCCGGACGGGTCGACCGCTGCCATCAGCTACGTCACCACCGGCGCGCCCGGCTTCCCCAAGGAGACCCTGGACCTGGTGGCGGACGGCAAGGTGCTGCGGCTCGACGACTTCGTCCGCGCCTCGGTCTACGACCGCAAGCGGTGGGTCAGTTCGCGGCTGCCCAAAGCCCGGGACAAGGGCCAGTCCGCCGAACTGGCCGCGTTCGTCAAGGCCGTGCGGACCGGCGGGCCCATGCCGGTGCCGCTGGAGTCGCTGGTCGCCACCACGGCGGCCACCCTCGCCGTGCGGGCCGGCCTGGCGGGCGGCGCGCCGGTGACCCTGGCGGGGTCACGATGA
- the asnB gene encoding asparagine synthase (glutamine-hydrolyzing): MCGIAGAYRWPDGKAVTDRLTDTLAHRGPDGAGRYSHPVGDAEVHLGHRRLAIIDLSETGAQPMVSDGLVLTYNGELYNAPELRAELAAAGVRFRGTSDTEVLLEAWRRWGTDCLPRLRGMFAFGIFDERTGDLVLARDQLGIKPLFLLRRGEGLVFASELKALAAVTGGSLEVDHAALVASLLYYWVPDSRCAFREAEKLPPGSWLRCRPDGRVERGRYWNLRDVAAEGRERALSGELPDLAAVVEESTRRHLISDVPVATFLSGGLDSSYLTALAARDRPGISAYTIGFRAEDARFEAMPDDLRYARQVAERFGVDLHEIEIAPNVLDLLPQMTYHLDEPIGDPAAINTFLICSAAREAGVKVMLSGMGADELFAGYRKHLANLIALRYQRVPRPLRRGLSRAVDRLPVATARRGYRSVRFAKRFLSFADLPEETAFRRSYTMYDQDELLALIDPDLAGTVDDVLTEHADVYRDNDLDDFVNRMCLGDARMFLPGLNLAYTDRSSMAASMEVRVPYVDVEVVRAAFAVPGDRKIVGRQGKAVLKEAASSVLPREIVYRPKGLFSAPLRAWMSRDLAPLVREVVNDGELVRSGLLRRDALARMVAEDAAGHRDYSKHLWHVLTLEYWYRAAASGAGRNSL, translated from the coding sequence ATGTGTGGCATCGCAGGAGCTTACCGATGGCCGGACGGGAAGGCCGTGACCGACCGGCTCACCGATACCCTCGCCCACCGTGGCCCGGACGGGGCGGGCCGGTACAGCCACCCCGTCGGTGACGCCGAAGTACACCTCGGGCACCGCCGGCTGGCCATCATCGACCTGTCCGAGACCGGCGCCCAGCCGATGGTCTCCGACGGCCTCGTCCTGACGTACAACGGCGAGCTGTACAACGCGCCCGAACTGCGCGCCGAGCTGGCGGCCGCCGGGGTGCGCTTCCGCGGTACCTCTGACACCGAGGTGCTGCTGGAGGCCTGGCGGCGCTGGGGCACGGACTGCCTGCCCCGGCTGCGCGGCATGTTCGCGTTCGGGATCTTCGACGAGCGCACCGGCGACCTGGTGCTCGCCCGCGACCAGCTCGGCATCAAGCCGCTGTTCCTGCTCCGGCGGGGCGAGGGCCTGGTGTTCGCCTCCGAGCTCAAGGCGCTCGCCGCCGTGACCGGCGGGTCGCTCGAGGTGGACCATGCGGCGCTGGTGGCCTCGCTGCTGTACTACTGGGTGCCGGACTCGCGGTGCGCGTTCCGCGAGGCGGAGAAGCTGCCGCCGGGGAGCTGGCTCAGGTGCCGGCCCGACGGGCGGGTGGAGCGCGGCCGGTACTGGAACCTGAGGGACGTCGCCGCGGAGGGCCGGGAGCGGGCCCTGAGCGGAGAGCTGCCGGACCTCGCCGCCGTCGTCGAGGAGTCGACGCGGCGTCACCTGATCTCCGACGTGCCCGTGGCGACGTTCCTCTCCGGCGGGCTCGACTCCAGCTATCTGACGGCGCTGGCGGCCCGTGACCGGCCGGGGATCTCCGCCTACACGATCGGGTTCCGCGCCGAGGACGCCAGGTTCGAGGCGATGCCGGACGACCTGCGCTACGCCCGGCAGGTGGCCGAGCGGTTCGGCGTCGACCTGCACGAGATCGAGATCGCGCCGAACGTGCTCGACCTGCTGCCGCAGATGACGTACCACCTGGACGAGCCCATCGGCGACCCCGCCGCGATCAACACGTTCCTGATCTGCTCGGCCGCCCGGGAGGCCGGCGTCAAGGTGATGCTCTCGGGGATGGGCGCCGACGAGTTGTTCGCCGGGTACCGCAAGCATCTGGCCAACCTGATCGCGCTGCGCTACCAGCGCGTCCCGCGGCCCCTGCGGCGCGGACTGTCGAGGGCCGTGGACCGGCTGCCGGTCGCCACGGCCCGACGGGGATACCGCTCGGTGCGTTTCGCGAAGCGGTTCCTCTCCTTCGCCGATCTGCCGGAGGAGACGGCGTTCCGGCGCAGCTACACGATGTACGACCAGGACGAGTTGCTGGCCCTGATCGATCCCGACCTGGCCGGAACGGTCGACGACGTGCTGACCGAGCACGCGGACGTCTACCGGGACAACGACCTCGACGACTTCGTCAACCGCATGTGCCTGGGTGACGCCCGGATGTTCCTGCCGGGCCTGAACCTCGCCTACACCGACCGGTCGAGCATGGCCGCGTCGATGGAGGTGCGGGTGCCGTACGTGGACGTCGAGGTGGTCAGGGCGGCGTTCGCCGTGCCCGGTGACCGCAAGATCGTCGGAAGGCAGGGCAAGGCCGTCCTCAAGGAGGCTGCCTCCTCGGTCCTGCCACGGGAGATCGTGTACCGGCCCAAGGGCCTGTTCAGCGCCCCGTTGCGGGCCTGGATGAGCCGGGATCTGGCACCGCTGGTGCGCGAGGTCGTGAACGACGGCGAACTCGTCCGCTCGGGCCTCCTGCGCCGCGACGCCCTGGCGCGCATGGTCGCCGAGGACGCCGCCGGGCACCGGGACTACTCCAAGCATCTGTGGCACGTGCTGACCCTCGAGTACTGGTATCGCGCAGCGGCCTCCGGGGCCGGTCGGAACTCCCTTTGA
- a CDS encoding Wzz/FepE/Etk N-terminal domain-containing protein, whose protein sequence is MTTSTTTESSAAAPLLDLQALVAAVRRRRRFWCSLALLGLIGGAAVAFLLPQPPTAVTKILVAHEEDQPNDPGTLIRTDVALLHTTRIADTALKSLKSEEKAEDFMQNYSGTGLTNNMLQITVTGDTGTEAVARAKALADAFVADHVKRIQEASKAEAKALLDQRDQLKDQLAQVNKAIGDGTEASGPESSADLESLYARRAELTSQITDFSQRAGEASIGTPRLVAGTQIVDAPYVVRRSLPKAAATDAVIGLFLGLFLGLAVAAVGAVVADRPVLRREIAANLGASVIAELPHRSGRRWQRRRVRAARERLTTSLARTVRGTAEPVSLLELGCARNTSVIALDLARALAAEGPVVVVDGLPGRQLAGRRPNPGDPAVVTGDRAEAVSPQERRIGVGSVAPGTAWTDLQYLGTRAVLTVRAGHGSAAWLHTVARQLADQHITVIGVVLIDPDPRDRTDGTLWDARHTALRGQNERPARHNGGGTSHAVPAVGEGPRRAERLPMWAARVPDSDQEAQ, encoded by the coding sequence GTGACGACGAGTACGACCACGGAGTCGTCGGCCGCCGCTCCGCTGCTGGACCTGCAGGCTCTGGTGGCGGCCGTGCGCAGGCGGCGCCGCTTCTGGTGCTCCCTCGCGCTGTTGGGGCTGATCGGCGGCGCGGCGGTGGCGTTCCTGCTGCCGCAGCCGCCGACCGCCGTGACCAAGATTCTCGTCGCGCACGAGGAGGACCAGCCGAACGACCCCGGAACGCTGATCCGCACCGACGTCGCGCTGCTGCATACCACACGGATCGCCGACACGGCTCTGAAGTCCCTCAAGTCCGAGGAAAAGGCCGAGGACTTCATGCAGAACTACAGCGGTACCGGTTTGACCAACAACATGCTCCAGATCACCGTGACCGGTGACACCGGCACGGAAGCGGTGGCCCGCGCCAAGGCGTTGGCCGATGCGTTCGTCGCGGACCATGTGAAGCGGATCCAGGAGGCCTCGAAGGCCGAGGCGAAGGCCCTGCTCGACCAGCGTGACCAGCTGAAGGACCAACTGGCCCAGGTCAACAAGGCGATCGGGGACGGGACCGAGGCGAGCGGGCCGGAGTCGTCGGCCGATCTGGAATCCCTCTATGCCCGCCGGGCCGAACTCACCTCGCAGATCACCGACTTCAGCCAGCGCGCCGGAGAGGCGAGCATCGGGACACCCCGGCTCGTCGCCGGCACGCAGATCGTGGACGCCCCGTACGTGGTGCGGCGCTCCCTGCCCAAGGCCGCTGCCACCGACGCCGTGATCGGGCTGTTCCTCGGGCTGTTCCTCGGGCTCGCGGTGGCCGCGGTGGGCGCGGTGGTGGCGGACCGTCCCGTGCTGCGCCGGGAGATCGCCGCGAACCTCGGCGCCTCGGTCATCGCGGAGCTGCCCCACCGGTCCGGCCGGCGTTGGCAGCGCCGCCGGGTCCGGGCGGCACGCGAACGGCTCACCACGTCCCTCGCCCGCACAGTGCGCGGCACCGCGGAACCCGTGTCGCTGCTGGAACTGGGCTGCGCGCGCAACACGAGCGTGATCGCCCTGGACCTCGCCAGGGCGCTGGCGGCGGAGGGGCCGGTGGTCGTCGTCGACGGTCTGCCGGGCCGACAGCTCGCCGGCCGCCGCCCGAACCCGGGGGACCCGGCCGTCGTCACCGGCGACCGTGCCGAGGCCGTGTCGCCCCAGGAGCGCCGGATCGGCGTCGGCTCGGTCGCGCCCGGCACGGCGTGGACCGACCTCCAGTACCTCGGCACCAGGGCGGTGCTCACCGTGCGTGCCGGGCACGGCAGCGCCGCCTGGCTGCACACCGTGGCGCGGCAGCTCGCGGACCAGCACATCACGGTGATCGGCGTGGTGCTGATCGACCCCGACCCGCGTGACCGGACCGACGGCACGTTGTGGGACGCGCGGCACACCGCGCTGCGCGGCCAGAACGAGCGGCCGGCCCGGCACAACGGTGGGGGTACCTCCCACGCCGTTCCGGCAGTGGGGGAAGGCCCACGGCGGGCGGAGCGGCTGCCGATGTGGGCGGCACGGGTCCCGGACAGCGACCAGGAGGCTCAGTAA